One segment of Streptomyces sp. YIM 121038 DNA contains the following:
- a CDS encoding ZIP family metal transporter → MAVFVALGAFVMTLVGGWTAGRVTDRRHLVLGLAGGLMLGVVGLDLLPEALEAAGGPVFGVPAALLLAVAGFLLAHVVERLLALRQAAHGGEEHDGRVPEVGLTAAAAMVGHSVMDGVAIGAAFQVGGGMGAAVALAVIAHDFADGFNTYTITKLYGNARRRAVAMLFADAVAPVVGAASTLLFTIPEQLLGGYLGFFGGALLYLAAAEILPEAHHDHPARSTLLCTVAGAGFIWLVVGLAE, encoded by the coding sequence ATGGCGGTGTTCGTGGCGCTCGGCGCGTTCGTGATGACCCTGGTAGGCGGCTGGACGGCGGGGCGGGTCACCGACCGGCGCCATCTGGTGCTCGGCCTCGCGGGCGGCCTGATGCTCGGCGTGGTCGGGCTCGACCTGCTGCCGGAGGCACTGGAGGCGGCGGGCGGGCCGGTCTTCGGGGTGCCCGCGGCGCTGCTCCTCGCGGTCGCGGGCTTCCTGCTCGCGCACGTCGTGGAGCGCCTGCTCGCGCTGCGGCAGGCGGCGCACGGCGGCGAGGAGCACGACGGGCGGGTGCCCGAGGTGGGGCTGACGGCGGCGGCCGCGATGGTCGGGCACAGCGTCATGGACGGCGTCGCGATCGGCGCGGCCTTCCAGGTGGGCGGGGGCATGGGCGCGGCCGTGGCGCTCGCCGTCATCGCCCACGACTTCGCCGACGGCTTCAACACGTACACGATCACGAAGCTGTACGGGAACGCCCGCCGCCGGGCCGTGGCGATGCTCTTCGCGGACGCCGTCGCCCCCGTCGTGGGCGCGGCCTCCACGCTCCTGTTCACCATTCCGGAGCAACTGCTCGGCGGATATCTCGGCTTCTTCGGCGGCGCGCTCCTGTACCTCGCCGCCGCCGAGATCCTGCCGGAGGCGCACCACGACCACCCGGCGCGCTCCACGCTGCTGTGCACGGTGGCGGGCGCCGGGTTCATCTGGCTGGTGGTCGGCCTGGCGGAGTGA
- the cobC gene encoding Rv2231c family pyridoxal phosphate-dependent protein CobC, translating to MADRPADRAPAPGDRAPAPRPPAVVVGVGAGRGVPADEVLGLVRECLRDAGLSPLSVRELATVDAKGDEPGVVGAAARLGVPLVTYPAPELARVAVPNPSGAPLAAAGTPSVAEAAALARGGELLVAKRKSARATCAVARARPEPGPAPPPTPPFTPPPPPSPSPSPSSIPTPTPTPTKGTVITAMDLSTDTTAAGAAGGDVDLRHHGDAEVRGRDDLVDLAVNVRSDTPPSWLKQHIAASLDGLAAYPDGRAARAAVAARHGVEPERVLLTAGAAEAFVLLARALPVRRPVVVHPQFTEPEAALRDAGHTVERVLLRAADGFRLDPAAVPGDADLVVVGNPTNPTSVLHPAEGLARLARPGRVLVVDEAFMDAVPGEREALAGRVDVPGLVVLRSLTKTWGLAGLRIGYVIAAPETIRALERAQPLWPVSSPALAAAEACVAPRALAEAGHVAHRVAAERQHLVAGLRALPGVEVVGPAEGPFVLVRLAGAATVVRERLREGGFMVRRGDTFPGLGPDWMRVAVRDRPTTEAFLRALPEARPR from the coding sequence ATGGCCGACCGCCCGGCGGACCGCGCCCCCGCGCCCGGTGACCGGGCTCCCGCGCCGCGGCCGCCCGCCGTCGTCGTGGGGGTCGGCGCAGGCCGGGGCGTCCCGGCCGACGAGGTTCTCGGCCTCGTACGGGAGTGTCTGCGCGACGCGGGCCTCTCGCCGCTGTCCGTACGGGAGTTGGCGACCGTCGACGCCAAAGGGGACGAGCCCGGCGTCGTCGGGGCCGCGGCGCGGCTCGGGGTGCCGCTGGTGACGTACCCGGCGCCCGAGCTGGCCCGCGTCGCGGTGCCGAACCCGTCCGGCGCGCCGCTCGCCGCCGCCGGTACGCCGTCCGTGGCGGAGGCCGCGGCCCTCGCCCGGGGCGGGGAACTCCTGGTCGCCAAGCGGAAGTCGGCGAGGGCGACGTGCGCGGTGGCGCGGGCGCGCCCGGAACCGGGGCCCGCGCCACCGCCGACACCCCCTTTCACGCCCCCTCCCCCTCCCTCTCCCTCTCCCTCTCCCTCTTCCATTCCGACTCCGACTCCGACTCCGACGAAAGGCACCGTCATCACGGCCATGGACTTGAGCACGGACACCACGGCGGCCGGGGCCGCGGGCGGCGACGTCGACCTGCGGCACCACGGCGACGCGGAGGTGCGCGGGCGGGACGACCTCGTCGACCTGGCCGTCAACGTCCGCTCCGACACGCCTCCTTCCTGGCTGAAGCAGCACATCGCCGCCTCCCTCGACGGCCTCGCCGCCTACCCCGACGGCCGGGCGGCGCGGGCCGCCGTGGCGGCGCGGCACGGGGTGGAGCCGGAGCGGGTGCTGCTCACGGCGGGCGCCGCCGAGGCCTTCGTGCTGCTCGCGCGGGCGCTGCCGGTGCGGCGGCCGGTGGTGGTGCATCCGCAGTTCACGGAGCCGGAGGCCGCGCTGCGGGACGCCGGGCACACGGTGGAGCGGGTGCTGCTGCGGGCCGCGGACGGCTTCCGGCTCGACCCGGCGGCGGTCCCCGGCGACGCGGACCTGGTCGTCGTGGGCAACCCGACCAACCCGACGTCGGTCCTGCACCCCGCCGAGGGCCTCGCCCGCCTCGCCCGCCCCGGGCGGGTGCTCGTGGTGGACGAGGCGTTCATGGACGCGGTGCCCGGTGAGCGGGAGGCCCTCGCCGGGCGCGTCGACGTGCCCGGGCTCGTGGTGCTGCGCAGCCTCACCAAGACGTGGGGCCTCGCCGGGCTGCGCATCGGGTACGTCATCGCCGCCCCGGAGACGATCAGGGCCCTGGAGCGGGCGCAGCCGCTGTGGCCGGTGTCGTCGCCCGCCCTGGCGGCGGCCGAGGCCTGTGTGGCGCCGCGCGCGCTCGCCGAGGCGGGGCATGTGGCACACCGGGTCGCCGCCGAGCGGCAGCACCTGGTGGCCGGGCTCCGGGCGCTGCCCGGGGTGGAGGTGGTGGGCCCTGCGGAGGGGCCCTTCGTCCTGGTCCGGCTTGCCGGGGCGGCGACCGTCGTACGGGAACGGCTGCGGGAGGGGGGGTTCATGGTGCGGCGCGGCGATACGTTTCCTGGGCTCGGGCCCGACTGGATGCGGGTGGCGGTGCGCGACCGCCCCACCACGGAAGCCTTCCTCCGGGCCCTCCCGGAGGCCCGGCCCCGCTGA
- a CDS encoding cobyrinate a,c-diamide synthase, which yields MVARVVIAAPSSGSGKTTVATGLMAAFTEAGLAVSPHKVGPDYIDPGYHALATGRPGRNLDAYLCGPDLVGPLFAHGSAGCDLAVVEGVMGMFDGAAGQGELASTAHVAKLLRAPVVLVVDASSQSRSVAALVHGFASWDPEVRLGGVILNKVGSARHEELLREALDSSGVPVLGALRRAPQVRAPSRHLGLVPVAERQAEAVASVAALAEQVRQGCDLEGILALARSAGVWSGDAWDPGAGAVPDRPAGRPVVAVAGGAAFTFSYAEHAELLTAAGADVVGFDPLRDERLPEGTAGLVIGGGFPEVYAPELSANEPLRKAVAGLAESGAPVAAECAGLLYLTRELDGKPMCGVLDARARMAERLTLGYREAVAVSDSVLAPAGTRTRGHEFHRTVVEPGAGPAPAWGLHAPERRVEGFVQRGVHASYLHTHWAAEPGIARRFVERCAAG from the coding sequence GTGGTAGCACGTGTCGTCATCGCGGCGCCGTCCTCCGGAAGCGGGAAGACGACCGTCGCGACCGGGCTCATGGCCGCCTTCACCGAGGCGGGGCTCGCCGTCTCGCCGCACAAGGTCGGGCCCGACTACATCGACCCCGGGTACCACGCGCTCGCCACCGGGCGGCCGGGGCGCAACCTCGACGCCTATCTGTGCGGCCCGGACCTGGTGGGGCCGCTGTTCGCGCACGGCTCCGCGGGGTGCGACCTCGCGGTCGTCGAGGGCGTGATGGGGATGTTCGACGGGGCGGCGGGGCAGGGTGAGCTCGCCTCCACCGCGCACGTCGCCAAGCTCCTTCGCGCGCCGGTCGTCCTCGTCGTGGACGCCTCCTCGCAGTCCCGGTCGGTGGCCGCGCTCGTGCACGGCTTCGCGTCCTGGGACCCCGAGGTGCGCCTCGGCGGGGTGATCCTCAACAAGGTGGGCTCCGCGCGCCACGAGGAGCTGCTGCGCGAGGCGCTGGACTCCTCCGGGGTGCCGGTGCTCGGCGCCCTGCGGCGGGCCCCCCAGGTGCGGGCGCCGTCCCGGCACCTGGGTCTCGTGCCGGTCGCCGAGCGGCAGGCCGAGGCCGTGGCGTCCGTGGCGGCCCTCGCCGAGCAGGTGCGGCAGGGCTGTGACCTGGAGGGGATCCTGGCGCTCGCGCGGAGCGCGGGGGTCTGGTCCGGGGACGCCTGGGACCCCGGGGCCGGTGCCGTCCCGGACAGGCCCGCCGGGCGGCCCGTGGTCGCCGTGGCGGGCGGGGCCGCGTTCACGTTCTCGTACGCCGAGCACGCCGAGCTGCTCACGGCCGCCGGGGCCGACGTCGTCGGCTTCGACCCGCTTCGCGACGAGCGGCTGCCCGAGGGGACCGCGGGCCTCGTCATCGGGGGCGGGTTCCCCGAGGTGTACGCGCCGGAGCTGTCCGCCAACGAGCCGCTGCGCAAGGCCGTGGCCGGGCTGGCGGAGAGCGGGGCACCGGTCGCCGCCGAGTGCGCGGGGCTGCTGTACCTCACCCGGGAGCTGGACGGAAAGCCGATGTGCGGGGTCCTCGACGCCCGGGCGCGGATGGCGGAGCGCCTGACGCTGGGCTACCGGGAGGCGGTGGCGGTGTCCGACAGCGTGCTCGCCCCGGCGGGGACGCGGACGCGCGGCCACGAGTTCCACCGCACCGTGGTCGAACCGGGCGCGGGCCCGGCGCCCGCGTGGGGTCTGCACGCCCCCGAGCGGCGGGTCGAGGGCTTCGTACAGCGGGGAGTCCACGCCAGCTATCTGCACACGCACTGGGCCGCCGAGCCGGGCATCGCCCGCCGGTTCGTGGAGAGGTGCGCCGCGGGATGA
- a CDS encoding aminotransferase class V-fold PLP-dependent enzyme, which yields MTHPLLDLAPLSAAHFAAIEDRVARLLDTRQDVVITQGEALLPLEGCIRGAARPGTTALNVITGPYGQTFGDWLRDCGATVVDLAVPFHTAVTAAQVEEAFAAHPEIDFVSLVHAEAATGNTNPVAEIGEVVRAHGALFMLDAVASVAAEPLLPDAWGVDLCVIGAQKAMGGPAGVSAVSVSERAWDRIAANPQAPRRSYLSLLDWKQRWIDGGRKALLHAPAQLEMLALEACLERIESEGLDALMARHTTAAAATRAGAVALGGGLEPYVHEARDAAPVATTLRAPRGVDAAELVARSLAADPVLPLVTGGGALAKEMIRVNHYGPDATRGVVHASLAALGAAMGELGLAVDLEGARRAVTEAWQA from the coding sequence ATGACACACCCCCTTCTCGACCTGGCGCCGCTGAGCGCCGCGCACTTCGCCGCCATCGAGGACCGCGTCGCCCGGCTCCTGGACACCCGGCAGGACGTGGTGATCACGCAGGGCGAGGCGCTCCTTCCGCTGGAGGGCTGCATCCGGGGCGCCGCGCGGCCCGGCACCACCGCCCTCAACGTGATCACGGGCCCGTACGGGCAGACCTTCGGCGACTGGCTGCGCGACTGTGGGGCGACGGTGGTCGACCTGGCGGTGCCCTTCCACACGGCGGTCACCGCCGCGCAGGTCGAGGAGGCCTTCGCCGCGCACCCCGAGATCGACTTCGTGTCCCTCGTGCACGCCGAGGCGGCGACCGGCAACACCAACCCGGTCGCGGAGATCGGCGAGGTCGTGCGCGCGCACGGCGCCCTGTTCATGCTGGACGCCGTCGCCTCCGTGGCGGCCGAGCCGCTGCTTCCGGACGCGTGGGGCGTGGACCTGTGCGTGATCGGCGCGCAGAAGGCCATGGGCGGGCCCGCGGGCGTGTCCGCGGTGTCGGTGAGCGAGCGGGCCTGGGATCGGATCGCCGCCAACCCGCAGGCCCCGCGCCGCTCGTACCTGTCGCTGCTCGACTGGAAGCAGCGCTGGATCGACGGCGGCCGCAAGGCGCTCCTGCACGCGCCCGCGCAGTTGGAGATGCTCGCCCTGGAGGCGTGCCTGGAGCGGATCGAGTCGGAGGGCCTGGACGCGCTGATGGCGCGGCACACGACGGCCGCAGCGGCGACGCGGGCGGGCGCGGTGGCCCTCGGCGGGGGCCTGGAGCCGTACGTCCACGAGGCCCGGGACGCGGCGCCCGTCGCCACGACGCTGCGCGCGCCGCGCGGGGTCGACGCGGCCGAGCTGGTGGCCAGGTCCCTCGCGGCCGACCCGGTGCTTCCGCTGGTCACGGGCGGTGGCGCGCTGGCCAAGGAGATGATCCGGGTCAACCACTACGGTCCGGACGCCACGCGCGGCGTGGTGCACGCCTCCCTCGCCGCCCTCGGCGCCGCGATGGGCGAGCTCGGGCTCGCCGTGGACCTGGAGGGGGCCCGCCGCGCCGTCACCGAGGCCTGGCAGGCCTAG
- a CDS encoding SCO1860 family LAETG-anchored protein has protein sequence MTSNAFRRLPTRRIGALAAATVVAAGPAALGTAGTAHATDDRRGGRAGAVVLRTGLEVSLLNKTVRAPLNVTLNEVSAPASASRTTLTAKLDGVEGGQPFSVLRADVATARATVKGGTAQGYSNVARAKVHVPGLPLLPLVEVDQVTSKAVCTAGKRPVASSTFLGGVTVLGKKVSVKSAGTTQVSVPGVGEVRLDLSSTRTTSRTAAATALRLQVSVDPLKLGVAAVKGAVTLAGATCEAPGPGAKPLPEPQGGKPAEPVSARREAPKQTEDLAETGGSSMTPYVAGGAVVLLLAGGGVLAYTRRR, from the coding sequence TTGACCAGCAACGCCTTCCGCCGCCTGCCCACGCGCCGCATCGGCGCGCTCGCCGCCGCCACCGTGGTCGCCGCCGGTCCCGCGGCGCTCGGCACCGCGGGCACCGCGCACGCGACGGACGACCGCCGAGGCGGCCGCGCCGGGGCCGTCGTGCTCCGCACCGGCCTCGAGGTCTCCCTGCTCAACAAGACCGTACGGGCGCCGCTCAACGTCACCCTGAACGAGGTGAGCGCGCCCGCGAGCGCCAGCAGGACCACCCTCACCGCGAAGCTCGACGGCGTCGAGGGCGGGCAGCCGTTCAGCGTGCTCCGGGCCGACGTCGCCACCGCGCGCGCCACCGTCAAGGGCGGCACCGCCCAGGGCTACAGCAACGTCGCCCGCGCCAAGGTGCACGTGCCCGGCCTGCCGCTGCTCCCGCTGGTGGAGGTCGACCAGGTCACCTCCAAGGCCGTGTGCACGGCGGGCAAACGGCCCGTCGCCTCCTCGACGTTCCTCGGCGGCGTGACCGTCCTCGGCAAGAAGGTCAGCGTCAAGTCTGCGGGCACGACCCAGGTGTCCGTCCCCGGCGTCGGCGAGGTCCGCCTCGACCTCTCGTCGACCCGCACCACGTCCCGTACGGCCGCCGCGACCGCGCTCCGGCTCCAGGTGTCCGTCGACCCGCTGAAGCTCGGCGTCGCCGCGGTCAAGGGGGCGGTGACCCTGGCGGGGGCGACCTGCGAGGCCCCCGGCCCCGGGGCCAAGCCGCTGCCCGAGCCGCAGGGCGGCAAGCCCGCCGAGCCCGTCAGCGCGCGGCGGGAGGCGCCCAAGCAGACCGAGGACCTCGCGGAGACCGGGGGGTCCTCCATGACGCCCTACGTGGCCGGCGGGGCGGTGGTGCTGCTCCTGGCGGGGGGTGGGGTGCTGGCCTACACCCGTCGCCGCTGA
- the ectA gene encoding diaminobutyrate acetyltransferase, which translates to MTAAQADLPTDLQANFLGMPDGLRLDTPDVADGAAIWRIARDSKVLDLNSSYSYLLWCRDFAATSVVARDADGEPVGFVTGYVRPDAPRTLVVWQAAVDHAHRGRGLAAALLDGLTAKVVGTRGITTVETTITPGNTASERLFSSYARRHGAGVERTVLFDAAHFPAEDGGHDPEVLHVIGPLAP; encoded by the coding sequence ATGACCGCTGCACAAGCCGATCTACCGACCGACCTGCAAGCGAATTTCCTCGGAATGCCCGACGGACTGCGACTCGACACTCCGGACGTCGCCGACGGCGCCGCGATCTGGCGCATCGCCCGCGACTCGAAGGTCCTCGACCTCAACTCCTCGTACAGCTATCTGCTGTGGTGCCGCGACTTCGCGGCGACGTCCGTCGTGGCCCGGGACGCCGACGGCGAGCCGGTCGGCTTCGTCACCGGCTACGTCCGCCCGGACGCGCCGCGCACCCTCGTGGTCTGGCAGGCGGCCGTCGACCACGCGCACCGCGGCCGCGGTCTCGCCGCCGCGCTGCTCGACGGGCTGACCGCGAAGGTCGTCGGGACGCGCGGGATCACCACCGTGGAGACGACCATCACGCCGGGCAACACCGCGTCCGAGCGCCTGTTCTCCTCGTACGCCCGGCGGCACGGCGCCGGTGTCGAGCGCACGGTCCTGTTCGACGCGGCCCACTTCCCCGCCGAGGACGGCGGCCACGACCCCGAAGTCCTGCACGTCATCGGGCCGTTGGCCCCCTGA
- a CDS encoding amidohydrolase family protein, which yields MSDHAVLHVKGRVLVGPEDVRDELWVVGGRVTFERPAARDAVTVQGWALPGLVDAHCHVGLDAHGAVPAEEAEKQALTERDAGALLLRDAGSPSDTRWIDDREDLPKIIRAGRHIARTRRYIRNYAHEVEPGDLAAYVAREARRGDGWVKLVGDWIDREAGDLTACWPRGAVREAIAEAHRLGARVTAHCFAEDSLRDLVEAGIDCVEHATGLTEDTIPLFAERGVAIVPTLVNIATFPQLAAGGEKKFPRWAAHMRRLHERRYDTVRAAYDAGVPVYAGTDAGGSLAHGLIGGEVAELTKAGIPAVDALAATTWGARAWLGRPGLVEGAPGDLVVYEADPRADVRVLTAPRRVVLDGRVVG from the coding sequence ATGAGCGATCACGCGGTGCTGCACGTGAAGGGGCGGGTGCTCGTCGGGCCCGAGGACGTACGGGACGAGCTGTGGGTGGTCGGCGGGCGGGTGACGTTCGAACGCCCCGCCGCGCGGGACGCCGTGACGGTCCAGGGCTGGGCGCTGCCCGGCCTCGTCGACGCGCACTGCCACGTCGGCCTCGACGCCCACGGCGCCGTCCCGGCCGAGGAGGCCGAGAAGCAGGCGCTCACCGAACGCGACGCGGGCGCGCTGCTCCTGCGCGACGCGGGCTCGCCGTCCGACACCCGCTGGATCGACGACCGCGAGGACCTGCCGAAGATCATCCGGGCGGGCCGCCACATCGCCCGCACCCGCCGCTACATCCGCAACTACGCGCACGAGGTCGAGCCCGGCGACCTGGCCGCGTACGTCGCGCGGGAGGCCCGCCGCGGCGACGGCTGGGTCAAGCTCGTCGGCGACTGGATCGACCGCGAGGCGGGCGACCTCACGGCGTGCTGGCCGCGCGGCGCCGTGCGGGAGGCGATCGCCGAGGCGCACCGGCTCGGCGCCCGCGTCACCGCGCACTGCTTCGCCGAGGACTCGCTGCGCGACCTCGTCGAGGCGGGCATCGACTGCGTCGAGCACGCGACGGGCCTGACCGAGGACACCATCCCGCTGTTCGCCGAGCGAGGTGTCGCGATCGTCCCGACCCTCGTGAACATCGCGACGTTCCCGCAGCTCGCCGCCGGTGGCGAGAAGAAGTTCCCCCGGTGGGCGGCCCATATGCGCCGCCTCCACGAGCGCCGCTACGACACCGTCCGGGCCGCGTACGACGCCGGGGTGCCGGTGTACGCGGGCACCGACGCCGGGGGCTCCCTCGCGCACGGCCTGATCGGCGGCGAGGTCGCCGAACTCACCAAGGCGGGCATCCCCGCCGTCGACGCCCTCGCCGCCACGACCTGGGGCGCGCGGGCCTGGCTGGGGCGCCCCGGACTCGTCGAGGGGGCGCCCGGCGACCTCGTCGTGTACGAGGCCGACCCGCGGGCCGACGTACGCGTGCTCACGGCGCCCCGGCGCGTGGTGCTCGACGGCCGGGTCGTGGGCTGA